In a single window of the Anaerotruncus rubiinfantis genome:
- a CDS encoding GNAT family N-acetyltransferase produces the protein MENNRIIPLRDHPDYLETAADWFSQKWGIPVRVYRKSIQACIAKRYGVPQWYLFLDGKQAVAAGAGVIENDFHDRPDLSPNLCALFVEERCRNQGIARSILDFARKDFGRMGFQKLYLVTDHTSFYERCGWEFLTLATDAGGASERVYAAPTL, from the coding sequence ATGGAAAACAACCGGATTATCCCGCTGCGGGACCATCCCGATTATCTGGAGACTGCAGCGGATTGGTTCAGCCAAAAATGGGGAATCCCCGTCAGAGTCTATCGGAAAAGTATCCAGGCATGCATTGCAAAGCGGTACGGTGTTCCGCAGTGGTATCTTTTTCTGGATGGAAAGCAGGCGGTGGCCGCTGGCGCGGGCGTTATCGAAAATGATTTTCACGACCGGCCCGATCTATCGCCGAATCTGTGCGCGCTCTTTGTGGAGGAAAGATGCCGCAACCAGGGGATTGCCAGGTCGATCCTAGACTTTGCGCGCAAGGATTTTGGACGGATGGGCTTTCAGAAGCTCTACCTGGTGACCGACCACACCTCTTTTTACGAACGGTGCGGATGGGAATTCTTAACGCTGGCAACGGATGCCGGCGGAGCATCTGAACGCGTATACGCCGCACCTACGCTTTGA
- the rlmD gene encoding 23S rRNA (uracil(1939)-C(5))-methyltransferase RlmD produces MLQKNQIIDLAVTDMTHEGSGVGHYEGMAVFVPASAVGDCLRVRILKVNKTHCFGKIEQVMSPSPDRVETDCPVSRRCGGCVFRHVSYAAQLRYKQHFVQSNLERIGGFSLLTEPIEPSPQIDGYRNKAQYPVRMQKGKLAAGFFAPRTHEVIDCHSCLLQPPGFQGILESVLSFAEKYGVLAYDELSGQGLLRHVYLRCGQQSGEIMVCLVVNGSGLPHEKELVGTLRACNPSIVSILLNENTRNTNVILGQRTRLLYGKDHITDTLCGVRFDLSPHAFYQVNNPGAERLYGVAEEYASLTGEETVLDLYCGAGTIGLSLAGRCKQVIGVEIVAQAVENAASNAQKNGITNARFLCADAVQAAKRLAAEGVRPDVIILDPPRKGCEAALLDTVAGMSPQKIVMVSCNSATMARDCKILAGKGYTLVRCRPVDMFPHTAHVESVSLLCREST; encoded by the coding sequence ATGCTGCAGAAAAACCAGATCATCGATCTTGCGGTCACTGATATGACCCATGAAGGAAGCGGCGTCGGCCATTACGAAGGGATGGCGGTATTTGTCCCGGCATCTGCCGTGGGCGACTGCTTGCGCGTGCGGATTCTGAAGGTCAACAAGACCCATTGCTTTGGGAAAATTGAGCAGGTTATGAGCCCGTCGCCCGACCGGGTGGAAACGGACTGTCCGGTGAGCCGCCGCTGCGGCGGCTGTGTGTTCCGGCATGTTTCCTATGCGGCGCAGCTCAGATATAAGCAGCATTTTGTCCAGTCAAACCTTGAACGGATCGGTGGTTTTTCATTGTTGACAGAGCCCATCGAGCCATCTCCGCAGATTGACGGATACCGTAACAAGGCCCAGTATCCGGTGCGGATGCAGAAGGGGAAGCTGGCGGCTGGATTTTTCGCGCCGCGCACCCATGAAGTGATCGACTGCCACAGCTGCCTTTTGCAGCCACCAGGCTTCCAGGGCATTCTGGAATCGGTGCTTTCCTTTGCGGAGAAATATGGCGTTTTGGCCTACGACGAACTGTCCGGGCAGGGACTGCTGCGGCATGTCTATCTGCGCTGCGGCCAGCAGAGTGGGGAAATTATGGTCTGCCTGGTGGTGAACGGTTCGGGCTTGCCGCACGAAAAAGAATTGGTCGGGACGCTGCGCGCGTGCAATCCGTCGATTGTTTCAATCCTTCTTAATGAAAACACGCGTAATACCAATGTCATCTTGGGGCAGCGCACCCGGCTTCTCTACGGGAAGGATCATATTACCGATACGCTGTGTGGTGTGCGGTTTGACCTTTCGCCGCACGCATTTTATCAGGTCAACAACCCCGGGGCCGAACGGCTTTATGGTGTGGCGGAGGAATATGCTTCGCTGACGGGAGAAGAAACAGTTCTCGACCTGTACTGCGGCGCTGGAACAATCGGCCTTTCACTGGCTGGCCGGTGCAAACAGGTCATCGGGGTGGAAATCGTTGCGCAGGCGGTGGAAAACGCGGCTTCGAACGCCCAAAAAAACGGAATCACAAACGCGCGGTTTCTCTGCGCGGATGCGGTGCAGGCCGCGAAGCGGCTGGCCGCAGAAGGGGTCCGGCCGGATGTGATCATCCTTGATCCGCCGCGCAAAGGCTGTGAAGCGGCGCTGCTTGATACGGTAGCCGGGATGTCACCGCAGAAGATTGTGATGGTATCCTGCAACAGCGCCACCATGGCGCGGGACTGCAAGATACTGGCGGGAAAGGGATATACGCTGGTGCGGTGCAGGCCGGTGGATATGTTCCCGCACACCGCGCATGTGGAAAGCGTGTCGCTTCTCTGCCGGGAGTCGACCTAA